The proteins below come from a single Thermodesulfobacteriota bacterium genomic window:
- a CDS encoding DUF4911 domain-containing protein: MVETTKQYYRVDRKQISFLKFILEAYEGLAVLTTINAEKGIVVIQMAPGCEADAEMILHDLKKSVMIEKIAAKNT, from the coding sequence ATGGTTGAAACGACCAAACAGTATTACCGTGTTGACAGAAAACAAATTTCTTTTTTAAAGTTTATCCTTGAAGCTTATGAAGGCCTGGCAGTACTCACCACCATCAATGCGGAAAAGGGAATTGTGGTGATCCAAATGGCACCCGGATGCGAAGCTGATGCAGAAATGATTTTACATGATCTGAAGAAAAGTGTTATGATTGAAAAAATTGCTGCTAAAAATACGTGA